A single Caldilineales bacterium DNA region contains:
- a CDS encoding NYN domain-containing protein has protein sequence MKTNVYVDGFNLYYGALKSTPYRWLDIARLCQVMLPQDTVGQIKYFTALVNPRPNNPGQLTRQQIYLRALQTIADIQIIYGHFLTHEIMMPLAPPQTGYVRVIKTEEKGSDVNLALHLLSDGYKNAYDVAVIISNDSDLLLPIQFVKKELGKKIGILNPQKHPSKALIANADFIKNIRKGALSKSLFPTSLTDSEGTFAKPASW, from the coding sequence TTGAAAACGAACGTCTACGTTGACGGCTTCAACCTTTATTACGGGGCGTTGAAAAGCACGCCTTATCGCTGGTTGGACATTGCCAGACTGTGCCAGGTCATGCTGCCACAGGACACTGTTGGACAGATAAAGTATTTCACTGCTCTCGTGAATCCACGCCCGAACAATCCCGGCCAATTAACCCGTCAACAAATCTACTTGCGAGCCTTACAGACGATAGCCGACATTCAAATCATCTATGGTCATTTCTTAACCCATGAGATCATGATGCCTCTTGCCCCACCCCAAACCGGCTACGTCAGGGTAATCAAGACTGAAGAGAAGGGATCCGATGTGAACCTCGCTCTCCATCTTCTGAGCGACGGGTACAAAAACGCCTACGATGTTGCCGTGATTATCTCCAATGACTCCGATTTGCTCTTGCCCATTCAATTTGTCAAGAAAGAACTGGGAAAAAAGATCGGCATACTTAATCCACAAAAACACCCCAGTAAAGCGCTGATTGCTAACGCAGATTTCATCAAGAACATTCGGAAAGGCGCGTTATCCAAAAGCCTGTTCCCAACTTCGCTAACCGACTCTGAAGGCACATTTGCAAAACCTGCATCGTGGTGA